A single Carnobacterium inhibens subsp. inhibens DSM 13024 DNA region contains:
- the recG gene encoding ATP-dependent DNA helicase RecG has protein sequence MTKSIYDSVSVLPYVGEKRLEALHQLGIHTIADLLSHYPIRYEDIQEKDLLEIEDQEKVTLKGNVVSEAVVSRFGPKKNRLSFRLIIEHAVITVTFFNQPYLKSKIVTGEEMAVFGKWDAKRKSLMGIKILGTRSDAEHGDFESVYSANKHIKQSTILQLITEAFKLYEDLIPEVVPQELKTKYRLISHHDAISAMHFPASEEQKVQARREVVFEEFLLYQMRMQIVRKKQKAMGKGNSVNYNVKDLRNFIETLPFELTKAQKRVVNEICSDLRQPIHMHRLLQGDVGSGKTIVAAIALYAAANVGFQSALMVPTEILAEQHMESLDELFDPLEVKIALLTGSTRTKDRRIILEQLANGELDVLIGTHALIQEDVHFSRLGLVITDEQHRFGVNQRKLLRDKGKDADVLFMTATPIPRTLAITTYGEMDVSIIDEMPAGRIPIQTTWIKPQNFEKTLEFIEIQLKKGSQAYVICPLIEESESLDVKNATDIYEKLSVYYGGRFEVGLLHGKMKSSEKESIMENFKERKLDVLVSTTVIEVGVNVPNATTMVIYDADRFGLSQLHQLRGRVGRGVKESYCILVANPKTENGIERMKIMTETTDGFLLSEKDLELRGPGDLFGNKQSGLPDFRVGDIIGDFGALEAARQEAAQLVNQKDFLTNKKYQPIREAVGFNELEGLDFN, from the coding sequence ATGACAAAGTCAATTTATGATAGTGTTTCTGTCCTCCCTTATGTTGGAGAAAAGCGGTTAGAAGCATTGCATCAATTGGGGATCCATACCATTGCTGATTTGCTTTCTCACTATCCGATCCGCTATGAAGACATTCAAGAAAAAGACCTATTGGAAATAGAAGATCAAGAAAAAGTAACGTTAAAAGGGAATGTTGTTTCAGAAGCGGTCGTCAGCCGATTTGGACCCAAAAAGAATCGGTTATCATTTCGACTGATTATTGAACATGCAGTAATAACGGTAACGTTTTTTAATCAACCCTATTTAAAAAGTAAAATCGTTACTGGGGAAGAAATGGCTGTATTTGGAAAATGGGATGCAAAAAGAAAAAGTTTAATGGGGATAAAGATTTTAGGTACCCGTTCTGATGCTGAACATGGCGATTTTGAATCTGTTTATAGTGCAAATAAACACATTAAACAAAGTACGATTCTGCAATTGATCACCGAAGCCTTCAAACTTTATGAAGACCTCATTCCTGAAGTTGTACCACAGGAATTAAAAACAAAATACAGACTTATTTCCCATCACGATGCTATTTCTGCTATGCATTTTCCAGCATCAGAAGAACAAAAAGTCCAGGCCAGAAGAGAAGTTGTTTTTGAAGAATTTCTCTTGTATCAAATGCGCATGCAAATTGTGCGTAAAAAACAAAAAGCAATGGGTAAAGGAAATTCAGTTAATTACAACGTTAAGGATTTAAGAAACTTTATTGAAACCTTGCCTTTTGAATTAACGAAGGCTCAAAAACGTGTAGTGAATGAAATTTGTAGTGATTTAAGACAACCTATTCATATGCATCGCTTATTGCAAGGAGATGTTGGAAGTGGGAAAACGATCGTTGCTGCAATTGCATTGTATGCTGCTGCAAATGTTGGTTTTCAGTCTGCTTTAATGGTTCCCACTGAAATTCTTGCTGAACAGCATATGGAAAGTTTAGATGAGCTTTTTGACCCTTTGGAAGTTAAAATAGCATTGCTAACAGGTTCAACAAGAACAAAAGATCGACGCATTATTTTAGAACAATTAGCGAATGGTGAATTGGATGTCCTTATAGGAACACATGCATTGATTCAAGAAGATGTACATTTTTCTCGTCTTGGTCTAGTTATCACAGATGAACAGCATCGTTTCGGGGTAAATCAACGAAAATTATTAAGAGATAAGGGAAAAGATGCGGATGTTTTATTTATGACCGCAACGCCTATTCCGCGAACATTAGCTATTACAACATATGGTGAAATGGATGTTTCGATTATCGATGAAATGCCCGCTGGAAGAATACCTATTCAAACTACGTGGATCAAACCGCAAAACTTTGAAAAGACATTAGAATTTATTGAAATTCAATTAAAAAAAGGATCTCAGGCGTATGTTATTTGTCCGCTTATTGAAGAGTCTGAAAGTTTGGATGTTAAAAACGCGACAGATATTTATGAAAAGTTATCCGTATATTATGGTGGCCGTTTTGAAGTAGGGTTATTGCATGGTAAAATGAAATCTTCTGAAAAAGAAAGCATTATGGAAAATTTCAAAGAGCGTAAATTAGATGTGCTTGTTTCTACAACCGTTATTGAAGTTGGGGTAAATGTGCCCAATGCGACAACAATGGTGATTTATGATGCAGATCGCTTTGGATTGTCTCAACTGCATCAATTAAGAGGGCGGGTTGGTCGAGGCGTCAAAGAATCTTATTGTATTCTAGTCGCAAATCCCAAAACGGAAAACGGAATCGAACGAATGAAGATAATGACTGAAACCACAGATGGTTTTTTATTGAGTGAAAAAGATTTAGAATTAAGAGGTCCTGGAGATTTGTTTGGGAATAAACAGTCAGGGCTGCCGGATTTTAGAGTTGGGGATATCATTGGTGATTTTGGAGCCTTAGAAGCAGCCAGACAAGAAGCAGCCCAATTGGTTAATCAAAAAGATTTTCTAACAAACAAAAAATACCAACCAATCAGAGAAGCGGTTGGGTTTAACGAATTAGAAGGTTTAGATTTTAATTGA
- the plsX gene encoding phosphate acyltransferase PlsX: MKIAVDAMGGDNAPKVIVEGVMMAAKEFKDMEFILYGKEESIRKYLTDETNITIVHTDEKIASDDDPVRAVRRKKNASMVLAAQAVKDKKADALFSAGNTGALLTAGLLVIGRIKGIDRPGLLVSLPVIGTDNGAFNLMDVGANADTKPENIHQYAVLGSYYAQFVRGVKNPKVGLLNNGTEENKGNDVTKRAYQLLANNADINFIGNVEARELLSGAADVVVTDGFTGNAVLKTIEGTAMSMMKLIKNAVYDNGTKAKLGGFLLKDSFSNMKDVMDYSTHGGAVLFGVKAPVVKTHGSTEKEAVYHTIKQIHEMLDSHVIDDLVHYFEEKESSAE; encoded by the coding sequence TTGAAAATTGCAGTAGATGCAATGGGCGGAGATAACGCACCAAAAGTAATTGTAGAAGGTGTCATGATGGCAGCTAAAGAATTCAAAGATATGGAATTTATTTTATATGGGAAAGAAGAATCGATTAGAAAATATTTGACAGATGAAACAAATATAACCATCGTTCATACAGATGAAAAAATTGCGAGTGATGATGATCCTGTTCGTGCTGTTCGTCGTAAAAAAAATGCTTCAATGGTATTAGCAGCTCAAGCAGTTAAAGATAAAAAAGCAGATGCCCTATTTTCTGCAGGAAATACAGGCGCATTATTAACAGCTGGATTATTGGTTATTGGAAGAATCAAAGGAATTGACCGGCCAGGGTTATTGGTATCGTTACCTGTTATTGGAACAGACAACGGGGCCTTTAATTTAATGGATGTTGGTGCAAATGCCGATACCAAGCCGGAAAATATTCACCAATATGCGGTATTAGGCAGCTACTATGCGCAATTTGTTAGAGGAGTCAAAAATCCAAAAGTTGGTTTATTAAACAATGGAACAGAAGAAAATAAAGGAAATGATGTTACTAAAAGAGCTTACCAATTGTTGGCAAACAATGCAGATATCAACTTCATTGGAAATGTAGAAGCACGCGAATTATTGAGCGGTGCAGCAGATGTAGTAGTGACAGATGGCTTTACTGGAAATGCTGTACTAAAAACAATTGAAGGTACGGCTATGTCTATGATGAAACTCATTAAAAATGCTGTTTATGATAATGGCACAAAAGCTAAATTAGGCGGATTTTTATTAAAAGATAGTTTTTCTAATATGAAAGACGTTATGGATTATTCAACACATGGTGGTGCAGTACTATTTGGAGTTAAAGCACCAGTTGTTAAGACTCACGGGTCTACTGAGAAAGAAGCAGTTTACCACACAATTAAACAGATTCATGAAATGTTAGATTCACACGTTATTGATGACTTAGTACATTATTTTGAAGAAAAAGAATCATCTGCTGAGTAG
- the acpP gene encoding acyl carrier protein, whose translation MLTNETFEKIKKIIVERFGIDEEKVSKDLTFKDDLGADSLDVVELVMELEDVFGTEISDEDAEQITTVGDAVTYIEEHKD comes from the coding sequence TTGTTAACGAATGAAACTTTCGAAAAAATCAAAAAAATTATTGTTGAAAGATTTGGAATTGATGAAGAGAAAGTATCTAAAGATCTTACTTTTAAAGATGATTTAGGTGCAGATTCTCTTGATGTTGTAGAATTAGTTATGGAACTAGAAGACGTTTTTGGAACAGAAATATCTGATGAAGACGCTGAACAAATCACTACTGTCGGAGATGCAGTAACGTATATCGAAGAACATAAAGATTAA
- the rnc gene encoding ribonuclease III, which produces MDETFLTHLNTKFGITFHDLAYLEEAFTHSSYVNEHRNLKLKDNERIEFLGDAVLELTVSRFLYDLYPNVPEGKLTRLRATIVCEASLSQFAKEYEFDQFIRLGKGEERMNGRKRPALLCDLFESFIGALYLDQGLDSVLTFLEQTIFPKIKSGAFSHVMDHKTNLQEFLQQKGEIEIDYQLVDEIGPAHQKAFVVEVRAEGQVLGQGQGKTKKAAEQVAAENALLILKEK; this is translated from the coding sequence ATGGATGAAACATTTTTAACACATTTAAATACTAAATTTGGCATAACTTTTCATGATCTTGCTTATTTAGAAGAAGCATTTACCCATTCATCATATGTGAATGAGCACAGGAACCTTAAATTGAAGGATAATGAAAGAATTGAATTTTTAGGAGATGCTGTTTTAGAACTGACCGTTTCAAGATTTTTATATGACTTATATCCAAATGTACCTGAAGGAAAATTGACGCGATTAAGAGCGACTATTGTGTGTGAAGCTAGTCTAAGTCAATTTGCAAAAGAATACGAATTTGATCAATTTATCCGATTGGGTAAAGGCGAAGAACGCATGAACGGAAGAAAACGTCCAGCCTTGCTTTGCGATTTATTTGAATCATTTATTGGAGCGTTATATTTAGATCAAGGATTAGACAGTGTCTTAACATTTTTAGAACAAACCATTTTTCCGAAAATCAAGTCCGGTGCTTTCTCACATGTGATGGATCATAAAACAAATTTACAAGAATTCTTACAACAAAAAGGCGAAATTGAAATCGACTATCAATTGGTTGATGAAATTGGACCAGCTCATCAAAAGGCTTTTGTAGTAGAAGTACGTGCTGAAGGTCAAGTCTTAGGCCAAGGCCAAGGTAAAACGAAAAAAGCAGCTGAACAAGTTGCTGCAGAAAATGCATTGCTTATCTTAAAAGAAAAATAG
- the smc gene encoding chromosome segregation protein SMC produces the protein MQLKRIDITGFKSFADKTTIEFHDGVTAVVGPNGSGKSNITEAIRWVLGEQSAKNLRGGRMNDIIFSGSDTRKPVNVAEVTLILENEDHFLPLEFSEISITRRLNRNGDSEFYLNKQACRLKDIVDLFMDSGLGKESFSIISQGKVESIFNSKPEERRAIFEEAAGVLKYKTRKKKAEQKLTETEENLNRVQDIVYELEDQVEPLREQSSIAKEYLLYKEQLTEMDIALTVVEIERLKLKWDESKTGISSFDNQLIEKKQQLAECEYQLKIKRKQKAGLTETIEEVQEQLVQAIQLFEQTEGQKNVLSERNKYTTENLQQLETSKEQLNQKIVQLEQQLNTINEFLATKNQKENQVKAELSAVEKEILSLSGNSKETIEILRDEYVDLMQKQTSLRNEQSYLERSSYQMAQRNLKSNASVIDLEKNIKDITEKIELISHELKDAQQEIAQKLLQYQETQAHIQGKRQELEANETRMYDALKVVQQAKAKKESLKELNEDYAGFYQGVREILKQKQQVGGIIGAVAELIEVPKQAELAIDIALGAASQNIIVQDEQSGRKGIQYLKQKRLGRATFLPLTTIKARHLPSVIEQKARNCEGYLGIASQLVTYPTTVAHIIQNLLGTTIVAQDLASANRIAREIQFKYRVVTLEGDVMNAGGSMTGGASKSGNQGSLFGRKNELTNLTKQITQMEETLTKKEIEVRTLKQDIKKEEISLNELREHGERQRLREQELKNQAETLEEKQVRLTRELKVVQYENHEAKEEAESYELKKVELAEALQNVTTEMEQINRQILLASSQNEEREKNQTVVNEKQQSLRTELVALKEQLVGLKKEQKAVSSQLESQRLEVKAMDSRMEQMTQFDGSHQMTRKELDDKLAQLTETKHKLDIQLSTLKEEKNDIELQLNDIEQLTTLTNNQKHYLLEEKTKFEVALNRTDVAIENRLNYLTEEYELTFEAAKESHILEISVEEATRTVKLLKQSIEELGSVNIGAIEEFERVNERYSFLVDQREDLLEAKISLYTTMNEMDEEVKLRFSEVFEDIRTKFSVVFPQMFGGGSAELRLTDPENLLTTGIDIIAQPPGKKLQQLSLLSGGERAFTAIALMFSIIQVRPVPFCILDEVEAALDEANVIRFGRYLKQFDGDTQFIVITHRKGTMEEANVLYGITMQESGISKVVSVRLEEINDVHASIT, from the coding sequence GTGCAGTTAAAAAGAATAGACATCACTGGTTTCAAGTCGTTTGCAGATAAGACGACTATTGAGTTTCATGATGGTGTAACAGCTGTTGTAGGTCCTAATGGAAGCGGGAAAAGCAATATAACAGAAGCTATCCGCTGGGTTCTAGGTGAACAGTCAGCAAAAAACTTACGCGGTGGAAGAATGAACGACATCATTTTTTCAGGATCAGATACACGTAAACCAGTAAATGTAGCTGAAGTTACATTGATTTTAGAAAATGAAGACCACTTTTTACCGTTAGAATTTAGTGAAATCAGTATCACTAGACGTTTGAATCGAAATGGTGATAGCGAATTTTATTTAAATAAACAAGCTTGTCGTCTAAAAGACATTGTTGATCTCTTTATGGATTCTGGTTTAGGGAAAGAATCGTTCTCAATTATTTCACAAGGAAAAGTAGAAAGCATCTTTAACAGCAAACCAGAAGAACGAAGAGCTATTTTTGAAGAAGCTGCTGGTGTCTTGAAGTATAAGACACGTAAGAAAAAGGCGGAACAAAAATTAACAGAAACTGAAGAGAATTTGAATCGTGTTCAAGACATAGTGTATGAACTAGAAGATCAAGTAGAACCCCTTAGAGAACAAAGTAGTATAGCAAAAGAATATTTATTGTACAAAGAGCAATTGACTGAGATGGACATCGCGTTGACTGTGGTTGAGATCGAACGATTGAAATTGAAATGGGATGAAAGTAAAACAGGGATTTCATCTTTTGATAACCAATTGATTGAAAAGAAACAACAGTTAGCAGAATGTGAATACCAGTTAAAAATCAAACGTAAGCAAAAAGCTGGTTTGACGGAAACCATTGAAGAGGTACAAGAACAATTGGTTCAAGCGATTCAATTATTTGAACAAACAGAAGGTCAAAAAAATGTGTTATCTGAGCGCAATAAATACACAACTGAAAATTTGCAACAACTTGAAACGTCAAAAGAACAGCTCAATCAAAAAATCGTTCAATTAGAGCAGCAATTAAATACGATCAATGAATTTCTTGCGACAAAAAACCAAAAAGAAAACCAAGTAAAAGCTGAACTTTCAGCAGTAGAAAAAGAGATTTTATCACTTTCAGGAAATTCAAAAGAAACGATTGAGATCTTACGAGATGAGTATGTAGATCTCATGCAAAAACAAACCAGCTTACGAAACGAGCAAAGTTATCTTGAACGAAGTTCTTATCAAATGGCGCAAAGAAACCTCAAATCAAATGCTTCAGTTATAGATCTTGAAAAAAATATAAAAGACATTACTGAAAAAATTGAACTGATTTCGCATGAATTAAAGGATGCTCAACAAGAAATTGCTCAAAAATTATTGCAATATCAAGAAACGCAAGCACATATTCAAGGCAAAAGACAAGAGTTGGAAGCAAATGAAACACGTATGTACGATGCTTTAAAAGTTGTACAGCAAGCAAAAGCGAAAAAAGAAAGTTTAAAAGAACTTAATGAAGATTACGCTGGTTTTTATCAAGGGGTAAGAGAGATCTTAAAGCAAAAACAGCAAGTCGGCGGTATTATCGGAGCTGTAGCAGAATTGATCGAAGTACCTAAACAAGCTGAATTAGCTATTGATATCGCGCTTGGAGCAGCAAGTCAAAATATTATTGTTCAAGATGAACAGAGCGGTCGTAAAGGGATTCAATATTTGAAGCAAAAACGATTAGGTCGAGCTACCTTTTTACCGTTAACTACAATAAAAGCGCGTCATTTACCATCTGTGATAGAACAAAAAGCGCGTAATTGTGAAGGGTATCTTGGAATTGCTAGTCAATTGGTGACTTACCCAACGACCGTTGCACACATCATCCAAAATTTACTAGGAACAACCATTGTGGCACAAGACTTGGCTTCTGCTAATAGGATTGCACGTGAAATACAGTTTAAGTACCGTGTTGTTACTTTAGAAGGAGATGTCATGAATGCTGGTGGCTCTATGACCGGTGGGGCAAGCAAATCTGGTAATCAAGGAAGTTTGTTTGGACGTAAAAACGAATTAACGAATCTGACTAAGCAGATTACTCAAATGGAAGAAACGTTAACAAAAAAAGAAATAGAAGTTCGTACATTGAAACAAGACATTAAAAAAGAAGAAATCAGTTTAAATGAATTACGTGAACATGGTGAAAGACAACGTTTGAGAGAACAAGAATTGAAAAATCAAGCTGAAACGCTAGAAGAAAAACAAGTCCGATTAACAAGAGAATTAAAAGTCGTTCAGTACGAAAACCATGAAGCAAAAGAAGAAGCTGAATCTTATGAATTGAAAAAAGTAGAATTAGCAGAGGCTTTGCAAAATGTTACAACTGAGATGGAACAAATCAATCGTCAAATACTATTGGCTTCTTCTCAAAATGAAGAACGAGAAAAGAATCAAACAGTAGTAAATGAGAAACAACAATCATTGCGGACTGAGCTAGTTGCTTTAAAAGAGCAATTAGTAGGGTTGAAAAAAGAACAAAAAGCGGTGTCTAGTCAATTAGAAAGTCAACGTTTAGAAGTTAAAGCAATGGATAGTCGAATGGAACAAATGACACAATTTGATGGCAGTCATCAGATGACTAGAAAAGAGTTGGATGATAAGTTAGCTCAGTTAACAGAAACAAAACATAAATTGGACATTCAATTATCAACATTAAAAGAAGAAAAAAATGACATTGAACTTCAATTAAACGATATTGAACAGTTGACTACATTAACAAATAATCAAAAACACTATCTTTTAGAAGAAAAGACAAAATTTGAAGTAGCGCTGAATCGAACAGATGTAGCCATCGAAAATCGCTTAAACTATCTTACTGAAGAGTATGAGCTGACATTTGAAGCCGCAAAGGAAAGTCATATCCTTGAAATTTCAGTCGAAGAAGCAACACGTACTGTAAAACTATTAAAACAAAGCATTGAAGAGTTGGGCTCTGTTAATATTGGAGCAATCGAAGAGTTTGAGCGTGTGAACGAACGCTATTCTTTCCTAGTTGATCAACGTGAAGACCTTCTTGAGGCTAAAATCAGTTTATATACGACCATGAATGAAATGGATGAAGAAGTCAAACTAAGATTTTCAGAGGTATTTGAAGACATTCGAACCAAATTTTCTGTCGTCTTTCCACAAATGTTTGGCGGCGGATCGGCTGAATTACGTTTAACGGATCCTGAAAATTTGCTGACAACAGGTATTGATATCATTGCTCAACCACCAGGAAAAAAACTGCAGCAATTGAGTTTACTCTCAGGTGGAGAACGAGCCTTTACAGCAATTGCATTGATGTTCTCAATTATACAAGTTCGACCAGTACCTTTCTGTATCTTAGATGAAGTCGAAGCAGCGCTTGATGAAGCGAATGTGATTAGATTTGGACGTTACTTAAAACAGTTTGACGGCGACACTCAATTTATTGTCATCACTCACCGTAAAGGAACCATGGAAGAAGCAAATGTTCTTTATGGAATAACTATGCAAGAATCCGGTATTTCAAAAGTAGTTTCTGTTCGTTTAGAAGAAATAAACGATGTTCATGCAAGTATAACGTAG
- a CDS encoding Cof-type HAD-IIB family hydrolase — MIKLIAIDLDGTLLNGKHAISNENKEAIKAAKERGVKVVLCTGRPLLGMISFLEELNLREAGDYGITYNGGLVQRTNTGEVLSKQTLTKTEIEEIFELSKLINVPCNFIDLENIYEPPYPKGRESLYPTVMTALPYVPISMEEVPEDIAINKAVFCYTQTDLDEAIKNIPTYFYKKFTIMKSRPILLELMPKSVDKGRGIAVLAHLLGFEASEVMALGDEANDAAMIEYAGIGVAMGNATVEIKSMAQYITKTNEEHGVAHAIQKFVLN; from the coding sequence ATGATCAAATTAATTGCCATTGATTTGGATGGAACATTATTAAATGGAAAACATGCCATATCAAATGAAAATAAAGAAGCAATAAAAGCTGCAAAAGAACGAGGAGTTAAAGTGGTACTCTGTACAGGTAGACCTTTATTAGGAATGATCTCATTTTTAGAAGAACTAAATCTAAGAGAAGCAGGCGATTATGGGATTACGTACAATGGCGGTTTAGTTCAGCGGACAAATACTGGCGAAGTACTATCTAAACAAACCTTAACGAAAACAGAAATAGAAGAAATATTTGAATTAAGCAAACTAATCAATGTACCATGTAACTTTATTGATTTAGAAAATATTTATGAGCCGCCTTATCCTAAAGGCCGAGAATCTCTTTATCCAACCGTAATGACTGCATTGCCGTATGTTCCGATATCAATGGAAGAAGTTCCTGAAGATATCGCAATCAATAAAGCCGTTTTTTGTTACACACAAACAGATTTAGACGAAGCTATCAAAAATATTCCAACCTATTTTTATAAAAAATTCACGATAATGAAATCCCGACCAATCTTATTGGAATTAATGCCAAAGTCTGTTGATAAAGGACGAGGAATAGCTGTTTTAGCTCATTTGCTAGGTTTTGAAGCGTCAGAGGTGATGGCTTTAGGAGATGAAGCTAATGATGCTGCAATGATCGAATATGCAGGTATTGGTGTAGCAATGGGAAATGCTACTGTTGAAATCAAATCAATGGCTCAGTATATTACCAAAACAAATGAAGAGCATGGTGTAGCACATGCCATTCAAAAATTTGTGTTAAACTAA
- the ftsY gene encoding signal recognition particle-docking protein FtsY translates to MGLFDKIKKAFTGEEKVETTEVTEKYEKGLEKTRKTFSERMNELFANFRTVDEDFFDELEEVLIGADVGFEATMEITDALRQEVKLKNAKASNEVQQVIIEKMVEIYEKGNTEKSVIQINEEGLTVILMVGVNGVGKTTTIGKMAHLYQQEGKKVMLAAGDTFRAGAIEQLHVWGERVGVEVISGKAGGDPAAVVFDAIKEAKQQEADILFVDTAGRLQNKVNLMNELEKMKRIIEREIPGGPHEVLLVLDATTGQNAMNQAKQFKQTTNVSGIVLTKLDGTAKGGIVLAIRKELDIPVKFVGLGESMDDLQVFDPNEYIYGLFSELIQNSI, encoded by the coding sequence ATGGGGTTATTTGATAAAATTAAAAAAGCTTTTACTGGCGAAGAAAAAGTTGAGACAACAGAAGTAACAGAGAAATATGAAAAAGGTCTTGAAAAAACGCGTAAAACTTTTTCAGAGCGCATGAATGAATTGTTTGCGAATTTCAGAACTGTTGATGAAGACTTTTTTGATGAACTTGAAGAAGTGCTCATTGGAGCTGATGTTGGGTTTGAAGCAACAATGGAAATCACTGATGCCTTACGTCAAGAAGTGAAACTAAAAAATGCAAAAGCGTCTAATGAAGTCCAACAAGTGATTATTGAAAAAATGGTCGAGATCTATGAGAAAGGAAATACAGAAAAATCCGTTATTCAAATCAACGAAGAAGGGTTAACGGTTATTTTAATGGTCGGTGTAAATGGAGTAGGGAAGACAACGACTATCGGTAAGATGGCTCATCTTTATCAACAAGAAGGAAAAAAAGTCATGTTAGCAGCTGGGGATACATTTAGAGCTGGAGCTATAGAACAATTGCATGTCTGGGGCGAACGTGTTGGGGTAGAAGTTATCAGTGGGAAAGCTGGTGGCGATCCTGCCGCAGTAGTTTTTGATGCGATAAAGGAAGCTAAACAACAGGAAGCCGATATTTTATTCGTTGATACAGCAGGCCGATTGCAAAATAAAGTAAACTTGATGAATGAATTAGAAAAAATGAAACGGATCATTGAACGAGAAATTCCTGGAGGTCCGCATGAAGTGTTGCTTGTATTAGATGCAACAACAGGACAAAATGCGATGAACCAAGCGAAGCAATTCAAACAAACAACAAATGTGTCAGGAATTGTTTTGACAAAACTAGATGGAACAGCAAAAGGTGGGATTGTTTTAGCGATTCGCAAAGAATTAGATATTCCAGTCAAATTTGTTGGATTAGGTGAAAGTATGGATGACTTGCAAGTATTTGATCCAAACGAATACATCTATGGATTATTCAGTGAATTAATTCAAAATTCTATTTAA